In the Hemitrygon akajei chromosome 7, sHemAka1.3, whole genome shotgun sequence genome, one interval contains:
- the rpl7l1 gene encoding 60S ribosomal protein L7-like 1 — translation MAELGERRKLPRVPENLLKRRKAYQAIKATQAKQALQEKRKLQKGKQIRFKRVENFIRDSRRKFRDEARFVRMAKKTVKNDVPEEQKLAFAVRLRPIHGVSPKVRKVVQMLRLRKIYSGTFVKLNQTSLKMLKVVEPYVAWGFPNLKSIRELILKRGQAKVNKKRIPLTDNSIIEGHLGKCGLICLEDLICEIYTVGKYFKEASNFLHPFRLSVARHAARNKMGFLNEFGETGHRGKEINKLIRQLN, via the exons ATGGCGGAACTCGG aGAGAGGAGAAAACTGCCACGCGTCCCAGAGAACCTGCTGAAGAGGAGGAAAGCTTATCAGGCTATTAAGGCTACCCAGGCCAAACAAGCTTTACAGGAAAAGCGAAAG CTTCAGAAAGGGAAGCAGATTCGTTTTAAGCGAGTTGAGAATTTTATAAGAGATTCTAGGCGGAAATTCCGGGATGAGGCTCGATTTGTTCGGATGGCAAAGaagacagtgaagaatgatgtgcCCGAAGAGCAGAAGCTGGCATTTGCAGTGCGGCTCAGACC GATTCACGGAGTCAGTCCCAAAGTGCGGAAAGTTGTTCAAATGTTGCGACTTCGAAAGATTTACAGTGGAACATTTGTGAAATTGAATCAGACATCATTGAAGATGTTGAAGGTGGTGGAGCCCTATGTTGCTTGGGG ATTTCCTAATTTAAAATCTATCCGTGAACTGATTTTGAAACGGGGTCAAGCAAAAGTGAACAAGAAACGCATACCGCTAACTGACAACTCGATTATCGAGGGGCACCTAG GAAAGTGTGGATTGATTTGTCTTGAGGATTTGATATGTGAGATCTACACAGTTGGAAAATACTTTAAGGAGGCCAGCAATTTTCTCCATCCCTTCAGACTGTCGGTAGCCCGACACGCAGCAAGGAATAAAATGGGATTTCTCAATGAATTTGGAGAGACTGGACATCGTGGAAAAGAAATCAATAAACTCATTCGTCAGCTCAATTAA